A genomic stretch from Syntrophorhabdaceae bacterium includes:
- the pgsC gene encoding poly-gamma-glutamate biosynthesis protein PgsC, protein MIELLPVSIGIGLCVNIFLSEALGIGGAGLVVPGYLALRLTDPLSVAVTLACGFVAFGAVKAIGSTVIIFGRRRTVMMILAGYLTGMGARLIAGDALGSEALEYQVIGFIIPGLIATWLDRRGVVESFCSLIIASAIVRLILVLIFGAGIET, encoded by the coding sequence ATGATTGAACTGCTTCCCGTTTCAATCGGCATCGGTCTTTGCGTAAACATCTTTCTCTCCGAGGCGCTCGGCATAGGCGGTGCGGGACTCGTTGTACCGGGGTATCTTGCCCTTCGTCTTACCGACCCGCTGAGTGTGGCCGTGACGCTCGCGTGCGGATTTGTTGCCTTTGGCGCCGTAAAGGCTATCGGATCTACCGTGATTATTTTCGGCAGGCGCAGAACGGTCATGATGATCCTCGCAGGGTATCTCACCGGTATGGGCGCCAGACTTATTGCGGGTGATGCGCTGGGAAGTGAGGCCCTTGAGTATCAAGTGATCGGCTTTATCATTCCGGGTCTCATCGCCACGTGGCTCGACCGCAGGGGTGTGGTGGAGTCCTTCTGCTCTCTCATCATCGCCTCTGCAATCGTGCGCCTCATTCTCGTTCTCATCTTCGGCGCGGGGATCGAGACATGA
- a CDS encoding RNA polymerase factor sigma-32: MKEEISLYQEPDLADTDKSAESSLPTPFDPLRKYLSEVSRYPVLSKDEEFLVAKKVFERNDKEAAQKLVMSNLKLVVKISLEYYNTYLNILDLIQEGNVGLLHAVKKYNPYKGTKFSTYASFWIRAYILKYIMDSWSLVKVGTTQSQRKLFYGLNKEKRKLEALGIFPAPKLLAGNLDVKEEEVEEMQRRLAYTDVSLETPIHSESDDTIMDLMKTGENVEEIVADKEKDEIIVSRVKDFKETLSDKELYVFEHRILSEEPLTLQEIGDHFGISRERARQIENKVLKKFKDRFRAEFKDFSFS, from the coding sequence ATGAAAGAAGAGATTTCCCTCTACCAGGAACCTGATCTCGCAGATACGGACAAGAGCGCGGAGAGCTCACTTCCCACCCCCTTCGACCCGCTCAGAAAGTATCTCAGCGAAGTGTCGAGATACCCCGTTCTTTCAAAGGATGAGGAGTTCCTGGTGGCGAAAAAGGTCTTTGAAAGAAACGACAAGGAAGCGGCGCAGAAACTTGTCATGTCGAACCTCAAACTCGTGGTCAAGATTTCTCTTGAGTATTACAATACCTACCTCAACATTCTCGATCTTATCCAGGAAGGAAATGTGGGCCTGCTTCACGCGGTGAAGAAGTACAACCCCTACAAAGGGACCAAATTCTCCACCTATGCCTCTTTCTGGATAAGGGCTTATATTCTCAAGTACATCATGGACTCGTGGAGTCTCGTAAAGGTGGGCACCACGCAAAGCCAGAGAAAACTCTTCTATGGTCTGAACAAAGAAAAGCGAAAACTCGAGGCTCTTGGCATTTTTCCGGCGCCTAAACTCCTCGCAGGAAATCTGGATGTGAAAGAGGAGGAGGTTGAGGAGATGCAGAGGAGGCTGGCATACACGGACGTCTCACTGGAAACGCCTATCCATAGCGAGAGCGACGACACCATTATGGATCTGATGAAGACCGGAGAAAACGTTGAAGAAATAGTGGCCGACAAAGAAAAGGATGAGATCATCGTGTCAAGGGTGAAAGATTTTAAGGAGACCCTGAGCGATAAAGAGCTCTACGTTTTTGAACACCGTATCCTGTCCGAAGAGCCGCTCACTCTTCAAGAGATTGGCGACCATTTTGGGATTTCACGGGAGAGGGCGCGTCAGATCGAGAACAAGGTTCTCAAGAAATTTAAGGATCGGTTTAGAGCAGAATTCAAGGATTTCAGCTTCTCGTAA
- the amrA gene encoding AmmeMemoRadiSam system protein A → MKLSPEEKEQLKGLARESIESVLFGKNRTDFQPTGLMREKCGAFVTIKNKEDLRGCIGYIKGFLPLHETIREMAVQAAFHDPRFDPLRAEEWKDIDIEISVLTPMKKIKDVHEIEVGVHGLYIEKGYYSGLLLPQVAGEYHWDRIAFLEHTCYKAGLPKDAWKSKDAEVYIFSAEVF, encoded by the coding sequence ATGAAGCTTTCTCCTGAGGAGAAAGAACAGCTCAAGGGTCTTGCCCGAGAGAGTATAGAGAGCGTGCTCTTTGGCAAGAACAGAACGGATTTTCAGCCCACGGGCCTGATGCGGGAGAAGTGCGGGGCCTTTGTGACCATAAAAAATAAAGAAGATCTCAGAGGATGTATCGGCTATATAAAGGGCTTTTTGCCACTCCACGAGACCATAAGAGAGATGGCCGTGCAGGCTGCATTCCATGATCCGCGATTTGACCCCTTGCGAGCGGAGGAGTGGAAGGACATAGATATTGAAATATCGGTGCTGACGCCCATGAAGAAGATCAAGGACGTCCATGAGATAGAGGTGGGTGTACACGGTCTGTATATCGAGAAAGGATACTATTCCGGTCTTCTTTTGCCCCAGGTGGCGGGAGAATATCATTGGGACAGGATAGCCTTCCTGGAACATACCTGTTACAAAGCGGGTCTGCCTAAGGATGCCTGGAAGTCCAAAGATGCGGAGGTTTACATATTTTCCGCGGAGGTTTTTTAA
- the pgsB gene encoding poly-gamma-glutamate synthase PgsB: MTDGHIFLMLFLLLTLIGICEGVWHRRNLSKIPIRIHVNGTRGKSSVVRLIAGGLREAGIVTCAKTTGTLARMIMPDATEYAVFRPGGANIIEQVRIISRAASLRAQAVVVECMALQPGLQWFCESVFMRSTHGVITNARADHLDVMGPSEEDVAHALAGSTPVQAKLFTAERKYLSVFKGAAEDRDTGLIETTAQDVTAITDSEMEGFSYVEHRENVALSLTVCADLGIERQTALQGMWKAPPDPGVMTIAHIRFFGRTINFVNAFAANDPESTEQLWNIALAKFPDVEKRIIILNLRSDRPNRSEQLGKILTKWKSADHYLLIGTGTNFLARAAIAEGLPAKKLLFAEHESDSDIFETIIELSGASALVVGMGNAKGQGLSLVRFFHNRGSLKDTVHKGVS, translated from the coding sequence ATGACCGATGGCCATATCTTTCTTATGCTGTTCCTCCTGCTCACGCTCATCGGCATCTGCGAAGGAGTATGGCACAGACGAAACCTTTCAAAGATACCGATCCGCATTCATGTAAACGGCACCAGAGGAAAATCGAGCGTGGTTCGGCTTATAGCAGGCGGGCTCCGCGAAGCGGGGATTGTTACCTGCGCGAAAACCACGGGAACACTTGCCCGTATGATCATGCCTGACGCGACGGAATACGCCGTATTTAGGCCAGGCGGGGCGAATATTATAGAACAGGTGCGTATCATCTCGAGAGCGGCTAGTCTTCGCGCACAGGCCGTGGTGGTCGAATGCATGGCTCTGCAACCCGGCCTCCAGTGGTTCTGCGAGTCCGTATTCATGCGATCTACCCATGGGGTCATCACCAATGCCCGTGCCGACCATCTCGACGTGATGGGCCCCTCCGAAGAAGACGTGGCTCACGCGCTTGCCGGGTCCACGCCTGTTCAGGCCAAACTGTTTACGGCAGAAAGGAAGTACCTGTCTGTATTCAAAGGTGCTGCGGAGGACCGCGACACCGGCTTGATTGAAACAACCGCTCAAGATGTGACCGCCATTACTGATAGCGAAATGGAGGGTTTCTCGTACGTAGAACACAGGGAGAATGTTGCGCTGTCTCTGACGGTCTGCGCTGACCTCGGAATAGAGCGCCAAACGGCATTACAAGGCATGTGGAAGGCCCCTCCCGATCCCGGTGTGATGACGATCGCTCACATCAGGTTCTTCGGGCGCACGATCAATTTCGTGAATGCCTTTGCTGCCAACGATCCGGAGTCTACAGAACAGCTCTGGAATATCGCGCTCGCAAAATTTCCCGACGTGGAAAAGCGAATTATCATATTGAACTTGAGGTCCGACAGGCCCAACCGTTCTGAGCAACTCGGAAAGATCCTCACGAAATGGAAGTCGGCCGACCATTACCTGCTCATAGGCACCGGCACAAATTTTCTGGCCAGGGCTGCCATTGCGGAGGGCCTGCCGGCAAAGAAACTCCTTTTTGCGGAGCATGAGAGTGACAGTGACATATTCGAAACGATCATAGAATTATCGGGCGCCTCCGCGCTCGTCGTGGGCATGGGCAATGCAAAGGGACAGGGTTTGAGCCTTGTCCGTTTCTTTCATAACCGCGGCAGCCTGAAGGATACCGTACACAAGGGGGTATCATGA
- the amrB gene encoding AmmeMemoRadiSam system protein B, translated as MDKTGFIREPAVSGTFYPDEPVRLRRQIEGYLEDATVPAIDVEVLGLVSPHAGYVYSGPVAAYGFKMIAGRQYDTAVIIAPSHRVYFEGVALWDRGGFRTSLGTVDIDEEAAKEVLRPGGIIQANMRPHQEEHSLEVQLPFLQSVLGDFRLIPLIMGNQDASTCANLAQSLFVVMQKSKKKFLIVGSTDLSHYYPYAQAKKLDTIIVSRLDAFDIMGMIEDISGNRAEACGAGPMVTTMMLCEKLGADRGMSLKYANSGDTSGDKSGVVGYVSAVFYREGQEEVA; from the coding sequence ATGGACAAGACAGGTTTTATAAGAGAACCGGCGGTGAGCGGCACGTTTTATCCGGATGAGCCGGTGAGATTAAGAAGACAGATCGAGGGTTACCTTGAGGACGCAACGGTGCCCGCTATTGATGTCGAGGTTTTAGGGCTCGTTTCGCCACATGCTGGCTATGTGTACTCGGGTCCCGTTGCAGCTTACGGTTTTAAAATGATCGCTGGGAGACAATACGACACGGCGGTCATTATCGCCCCGAGCCACCGCGTATATTTTGAGGGGGTTGCCCTCTGGGACCGCGGGGGTTTCAGGACATCGCTCGGTACCGTGGATATCGATGAAGAAGCCGCAAAAGAGGTGTTGAGACCAGGCGGTATTATCCAGGCGAACATGAGGCCTCACCAGGAGGAACACTCGCTGGAGGTTCAGCTACCTTTTCTCCAATCAGTGCTCGGCGATTTCAGACTTATCCCGCTCATCATGGGAAACCAGGACGCGAGCACATGTGCTAATCTCGCCCAGTCGCTTTTTGTCGTCATGCAAAAGAGTAAGAAGAAGTTCCTCATAGTGGGGAGCACTGATCTTTCCCATTATTATCCCTATGCCCAAGCCAAGAAACTCGATACAATTATCGTTAGCCGTCTCGATGCCTTTGACATAATGGGGATGATAGAAGACATAAGCGGGAACAGGGCCGAGGCCTGCGGCGCCGGCCCCATGGTCACGACGATGATGCTCTGTGAAAAGCTGGGCGCTGACCGTGGCATGTCACTCAAATACGCGAATTCAGGAGATACATCCGGGGACAAAAGCGGAGTGGTCGGTTACGTTTCAGCCGTTTTCTACCGCGAAGGGCAGGAGGAGGTCGCATGA
- a CDS encoding XdhC/CoxI family protein → MSLYETVEGYLKEKKAGIMATVIARSGSAPRDAGAKMFIGQDGRLWGTIGGGRLEYSACEEARAMMGANRPKILSIRMDATEVASQGMICGGNVEVLLEPVLERHLSLYHRLDHLEKEGRSSVLITRFDEGTFVKTLLEEDRKVSGDGLSEAHAESFARYFRETRLSVSDGAIIEPIHAPVVLYVFGGGHVSQFIARAAKMVGFYVVIIDDRKEFADSQRFPDADEIRVADFEKIFEDLQFTGKEFVVIVTRGHQYDAHVLKETLRRDTRYVGMIGSRRKVKMVLDYMKQCGFDDERISAVYAPIGLSIHAETPEEIAISIVAELIKVRRES, encoded by the coding sequence ATGTCACTCTACGAAACTGTTGAAGGTTATCTCAAAGAGAAAAAAGCGGGCATCATGGCAACGGTCATAGCACGGTCCGGGTCCGCGCCGCGCGACGCCGGCGCAAAGATGTTCATCGGCCAAGATGGACGATTGTGGGGTACTATAGGCGGCGGTCGTTTGGAATACAGCGCCTGTGAGGAAGCGCGCGCCATGATGGGGGCGAATCGTCCGAAAATACTCAGTATCCGGATGGACGCGACAGAGGTGGCCTCGCAGGGAATGATCTGTGGCGGGAACGTTGAGGTGCTGCTTGAGCCGGTCCTCGAAAGGCATCTCAGCCTCTATCACCGGCTCGATCATCTCGAAAAGGAAGGCAGGAGCTCGGTCCTGATAACGCGGTTTGATGAAGGAACGTTTGTAAAAACCCTTCTCGAGGAAGACCGGAAGGTAAGCGGCGACGGATTGTCCGAGGCTCATGCTGAGTCGTTTGCGAGGTATTTCAGAGAAACACGATTGTCGGTGTCCGATGGAGCTATTATCGAGCCGATCCATGCCCCGGTTGTGCTCTACGTCTTCGGGGGAGGCCATGTTTCGCAGTTCATCGCACGGGCGGCCAAAATGGTGGGTTTCTACGTGGTGATTATCGATGATCGCAAGGAATTCGCAGACAGTCAGAGGTTTCCTGACGCCGACGAGATCAGAGTGGCAGACTTTGAGAAAATCTTCGAGGATCTGCAATTTACCGGAAAAGAGTTTGTGGTCATTGTGACGAGAGGCCACCAATATGATGCACACGTGCTCAAGGAAACACTCAGGAGAGATACGAGATACGTGGGTATGATTGGAAGCAGACGAAAGGTAAAGATGGTCCTCGATTACATGAAACAATGCGGTTTCGATGATGAACGCATATCCGCGGTTTACGCTCCCATCGGTCTTTCCATCCACGCGGAAACACCCGAAGAAATCGCCATCAGCATCGTCGCCGAACTCATTAAAGTAAGAAGAGAATCGTAA
- a CDS encoding nucleotidyltransferase family protein, translating to MKQLRAVILAAGMSRRLGFNKLSLKINGESVIRMATLPFLSAGIEKVCVVTGMQTEEIEKELKGSYVEFVQNRDHILGMATSVVAAIPFMEGAKGVFFHLGDKPFVEKDMVLRMIDTYGENKEKIIVPLFKGMKGHPVLMDVRRYRREIALLTGDQGLRNIIEKNSQDVLFIEGNQGSLFDIDTVEDIVSLEERGYVIEKSQH from the coding sequence ATGAAGCAACTGCGCGCTGTTATCCTCGCCGCCGGTATGTCAAGAAGGCTCGGGTTTAACAAGCTCAGCCTCAAAATCAATGGAGAGTCGGTGATCAGAATGGCTACACTCCCCTTTTTGTCCGCGGGAATCGAGAAGGTCTGCGTGGTCACCGGTATGCAGACTGAGGAGATTGAGAAAGAGTTGAAAGGATCATATGTGGAGTTTGTGCAGAACCGGGATCATATACTTGGCATGGCCACATCGGTTGTTGCCGCCATTCCTTTTATGGAGGGTGCGAAAGGGGTTTTTTTTCATCTCGGCGACAAGCCCTTCGTAGAAAAGGATATGGTGCTCCGCATGATCGACACGTATGGCGAGAACAAGGAGAAGATCATAGTGCCCCTGTTTAAAGGCATGAAAGGTCATCCCGTGCTCATGGATGTGAGACGCTACAGAAGAGAAATTGCCTTGCTTACCGGTGACCAAGGCCTTAGAAACATAATAGAAAAAAACAGTCAAGATGTGTTATTTATAGAAGGTAATCAAGGCTCTCTCTTTGATATCGATACGGTGGAGGATATAGTGAGCCTGGAAGAAAGAGGGTACGTCATTGAAAAAAGTCAGCATTGA
- the yqeB gene encoding selenium-dependent molybdenum cofactor biosynthesis protein YqeB, whose protein sequence is MGEVVSGIAPSGANDGSRNTVRNGKVHLGELIIVIKGAGEMATGIAHGLYQAGMKKIIMTEIPEPLSVRRFVSFCEAVYEGAMEVERVRALRIESADEAESVWARERIAVFVDPRCLCAETLHPHVLIDARMVKRERTVMRSGGASFTIGVGPGFRVPDHVDAVIESNRGHNLGRVIYDGEAEPYTGIPGAMMGHTAERVLRSPVAGRVKHVRHLGDAVNKGDVVLKVNSTPLYAAIDGILRGLIREIHVADNEKVGDIDPRAQTEYCRTISEKARAIGGGVLQAIMHRFN, encoded by the coding sequence ATGGGTGAAGTGGTATCGGGCATTGCGCCATCCGGGGCAAATGACGGCAGCAGGAACACCGTGCGAAACGGGAAAGTCCACCTCGGAGAACTGATAATTGTGATTAAGGGCGCGGGCGAAATGGCCACAGGGATTGCCCATGGCTTGTACCAAGCGGGTATGAAGAAGATTATCATGACGGAAATCCCTGAGCCACTCTCGGTAAGAAGATTTGTTTCTTTCTGTGAGGCGGTCTATGAGGGCGCCATGGAAGTGGAGCGTGTCAGGGCTCTTCGAATAGAAAGTGCAGACGAGGCGGAATCCGTGTGGGCCCGAGAAAGGATTGCAGTTTTCGTTGATCCCCGGTGCCTCTGCGCTGAAACGCTGCACCCGCACGTTCTCATCGACGCGAGAATGGTCAAACGGGAGCGTACTGTCATGAGAAGTGGCGGAGCCTCCTTTACTATCGGTGTGGGTCCGGGTTTTAGGGTGCCCGACCACGTCGACGCGGTAATTGAGAGCAATCGAGGACATAATCTGGGCAGGGTCATATACGACGGTGAGGCCGAGCCTTATACAGGGATTCCGGGCGCCATGATGGGTCATACCGCGGAAAGGGTCCTTCGTTCACCCGTCGCAGGCAGAGTAAAGCACGTGAGACACCTGGGCGATGCCGTAAACAAAGGAGACGTAGTGCTCAAGGTGAACAGTACGCCTCTTTATGCTGCTATCGACGGAATTCTCCGAGGACTCATCCGTGAGATTCACGTGGCGGATAATGAGAAGGTCGGCGACATTGATCCGAGAGCACAGACGGAGTACTGTCGTACGATTTCGGAAAAAGCGAGAGCCATAGGGGGCGGTGTGCTCCAAGCGATCATGCATAGATTCAATTGA
- a CDS encoding molybdopterin-binding protein, whose product MKKVSIEKALGKVLAHDITEIIPGKKKDVAFQKGIIIGPNDMEKLLNLGKRHLYVFDGEVKGVHEDEASTRIARSVMNDNMELLPPKEGKVSIVSTVKGLFYVNEKRLYEMNRIKNVLLSTIPNRYPVNPGDVVAAAKIIPLYIHERELKRVEKVSEKGLIRISPFRHFNVGLVITGSEIFDGRIEDGSDAVEKKIEGFGLSVIDKRIVTDDVSMIRAAVLSQLAMGADIVVTTAGLSVDPDDVTKEGVEATGAKTLFYGTPVFPGAMFLVARLNGKYILGAPACVYYNYNTVMDIILPRIMAGEEIHAKDMIKLSYGGLCLHCPVCHYPACFFGKGP is encoded by the coding sequence TTGAAAAAAGTCAGCATTGAAAAGGCGTTGGGCAAGGTCCTTGCGCATGATATCACTGAGATTATCCCTGGAAAAAAGAAGGATGTGGCGTTTCAAAAAGGCATAATCATCGGCCCCAATGATATGGAGAAGCTCTTAAATCTTGGCAAAAGGCACCTTTACGTGTTTGATGGCGAGGTAAAAGGGGTACACGAGGACGAAGCGAGTACGCGGATTGCCCGATCGGTCATGAACGACAACATGGAACTTCTGCCGCCAAAGGAAGGCAAGGTTTCGATTGTGAGCACCGTCAAAGGCCTCTTCTATGTGAACGAAAAGCGTCTCTATGAGATGAACAGGATCAAGAACGTGCTCTTGAGCACAATCCCCAATCGTTATCCGGTCAATCCCGGGGATGTGGTGGCCGCTGCCAAGATTATCCCCCTGTACATTCACGAGAGAGAGCTGAAACGGGTAGAGAAGGTATCTGAGAAGGGCCTCATAAGGATCAGTCCCTTTCGCCATTTCAACGTCGGTCTCGTTATTACCGGCAGCGAGATTTTCGATGGAAGGATTGAGGACGGCTCCGATGCTGTTGAGAAAAAGATAGAAGGATTCGGGTTGAGCGTTATTGACAAAAGAATCGTTACCGACGATGTGTCCATGATCCGCGCTGCCGTCCTGTCACAATTGGCCATGGGAGCGGACATAGTGGTGACCACTGCGGGCCTTTCCGTGGACCCCGATGACGTGACAAAGGAAGGTGTAGAAGCTACCGGGGCCAAAACCCTTTTCTACGGCACCCCGGTGTTTCCCGGGGCCATGTTTCTTGTGGCCCGTCTTAACGGCAAATACATACTGGGCGCCCCGGCCTGCGTCTATTATAACTACAATACGGTTATGGATATTATTTTGCCCCGTATAATGGCAGGAGAAGAGATACACGCCAAGGATATGATAAAGCTCTCCTACGGAGGGCTCTGCCTCCATTGTCCGGTGTGCCACTATCCTGCCTGTTTTTTTGGAAAGGGACCGTGA
- a CDS encoding DUF1858 domain-containing protein, which translates to MIEKKMTIEEVVKKYPATIRVFEEFGLGCVGCQAALFENIQQGAEIHGIDVEALIESLNGIILKVSDPCR; encoded by the coding sequence ATGATTGAAAAAAAGATGACCATTGAAGAGGTGGTAAAAAAGTACCCCGCTACTATCAGGGTGTTTGAAGAATTCGGTCTTGGCTGTGTGGGATGCCAGGCGGCCCTTTTCGAAAACATTCAGCAGGGTGCGGAGATCCACGGGATCGACGTCGAAGCCCTTATTGAGAGTCTGAACGGTATCATTCTGAAGGTCTCCGATCCGTGCCGGTGA